Genomic DNA from Calditrichota bacterium:
GTTTGTGAAATATCCCATATATACGACAGAAAAGAAGCATACCTGGTTATTAAAAAAAGTTGTGAAGACTACAATGAAAAATTTTCAGGACTCGATACTTTCGGATCTTAGCTCTATCCGCCAACAAATTTTATTTTAAAACCTTTTTGCTTAAGAATGGCAGCAATCTTATCCCTGTGGTCTCCCTGGATTTCAATATTGCCATTTTTAACGCTGCCACCAGCGCCACAATCTTTTTGCAGCTCTTTTTGTAATTCTTTTAAGTTACCTTGTAAACGGGAAATTACAGTTACAACCTTGCCTCTTCTTTTTTTTCGATCACGTTCAATGTATGCCGTATTTCCTGTATTGTTTTGAACCGATCCTTCTTCTTGAGTGTTTTTGACATCTTCGTGAGTAGAAAATACTAGCTGACTGTTTTTTCTATTTTTCATACTACTCACCCATGTTTTCCAACCGTGCAGGCAGATTTCTTTTTATCCAATCTTCGAAATTATTATAGCTGACTTTCTGTTGCAGTTCAGAAACGCGATTCTTTATTTCGGATAACTCCTCGTCACTTAAGGGGTTGGATTGGTCAATATAAGAAGATACAGGCTTTAATTGATCCAAAATACCCGTTTTGAATTCATATTCCGAGCGGTGGTCATCCCCTCCTGTAACTCCAAGATAATCACGGATTATTGATTCCGAAACATTAC
This window encodes:
- a CDS encoding translation initiation factor, coding for MKNRKNSQLVFSTHEDVKNTQEEGSVQNNTGNTAYIERDRKKRRGKVVTVISRLQGNLKELQKELQKDCGAGGSVKNGNIEIQGDHRDKIAAILKQKGFKIKFVGG